One Hippoglossus hippoglossus isolate fHipHip1 chromosome 5, fHipHip1.pri, whole genome shotgun sequence genomic window carries:
- the hp1bp3 gene encoding heterochromatin protein 1-binding protein 3 isoform X2 produces the protein MQIHPVCVMPIRRAAATPTQEKAPSAAAEKEPEASEESPSADEEPAASSAAAAETKEGQSEAAATGDAEPTENGEQKADGEAGEEKGGKGTEKKELKDGYKYEKAKVKKVKRTIPAWASVASSKKLPVTNFAGTQNKVDNILIEAITSCNDKSGVSYQSVMKFIGKKYPDMELDRKKFLIKKAMKKHLEKGTIKQLKGKGLSGTFAIGKQTASSKKAGQKQESLGDALPLIITRLCEPKEASYNLIKKYLEQHFPNFNIENRPDVLKTALLKAVEKGQLEQITGKGARGTFQLKRIGNQVLLKGSTLEDAITAAITAMNEPKTCSTTTLRRYLVDANKDRKENQLVASLRRTLTKCKVLGWMEQITGHGFTGTYRLSFPFYPSPTILYPDKFLPEPEKKNAATPSKRRRTADSSDEEESSSSEEDEDEDDEPPSRRRKSQKRPPPKARRPPPAKKSRSSSQSKAKGRGRSLAKKSPAKKVVKRLGKKETTTPPKATPVKRGAPARKPKTPVVKKLNKRATKRPVSRESSPEEAVVTKETTRVSKRSRAEESTPEKPAAKKAATKGGSRRPEPEESSPKAPVVKKAAKGVKKTTRKSKRGRN, from the exons ATGCAGATTCATCCCGTGTGTGTGATGCCGATACGCCGAGCAGCAGCGACTCCGACCCAGGAGAAGGCCCCCTCcgctgcagcagagaaag AGCCCGAAGCCTCGgaggagtcgccctctgctgacGAGGAGCCGGCGGCATCTTCAGCCGCAGCGGCCGAGACTAAGGAGGGTCAGAGCGAGGCGGCGGCGACGGGCGATGCGGAGCCCACAGAGAACGGAGAGCAGAAGGCCGATGGCGAAGCcggggaggagaagggaggaaagggcacagagaagaaaga GTTAAAGGATGGCTACAAGTACGAGAAAGCCAAAGTCAAGAAGGTCAAACGGACGATTCCTGCGTGGGCTAGTGTCGCCTCCAGCAAAAAACTTCCGGTTACCAACTTTGCAGGAACTCAGAACAAAGTGGATAATATCCTCATTGAAGCGATCACG tcttGTAACGACAAGTCCGGGGTTTCGTATCAGTCCGTCATGAAATTCATCGGGAAAAAATATCCAGACATGGAGCTCGACAGGAAGAAGTTTCTTATCAAGAAGGCAATGAAGAAGCATCTGGAGAAGGGAACAATCAAACAG CTGAAGGGTAAAGGCCTTTCAGGAACCTTCGCTATTGGGAAGCAGACGGCCTCGTCTAAG aAAGCTGGTCAGAAGCAGGAGTCTCTGGGAGATGCTCTTCCTCTCATCATCACTCGGCTCTGTGAGCCCAAAGAAGCCTCCTACAATCTGATCAAGAAATACCTGGAGCAGCACTTCCCCAACTTCAACATTGAGAACAG GCCAGACGTCCTAAAGACGGCTTTATTAAAGGCAGTGGAGAAAGGACAACTGGAGCAGATCACTGGGAAAGGAGCCAGAGGAACTTTCCAG TTAAAGCGTATTGGGAACCAGGTCCTGCTGAAGGGCAGCACCTTGGAAGATGCCATCACAGCCGCCATCACAGCCATGAACGAACCTAAAACCTGCAGCACCACCACTCTACGCAGATACCTAGTAGACGCCAACAAGGACAGGAAAGAGAACCAACTCG TGGCCAGTCTGAGGAGGACCCTGACAAAGTGTAAAGTTCTGGGCTGGATGGAGCAGATCACTGGTCACGGCTTCACAGGAACCTACCGGCTCTCGTTCCCTTTCTACCCAAG TCCCACCATCCTGTATCCAGACAAGTTCCTCCCAGAGCCTGAGAAGAAAAACGCTGCAACTCCATCAAAGCGGAGGCGCACGGCTGATTCTTCTGACGAGGAGGAGTCGTCGTCGTCagaagaagatgaggatgaggatgacgaACCCCCCTCCCGTAGAAG GAAATCTCAGAAGAGGCCTCCCCCCAAGGCTCGCCGTCCTCCACCGGCCAAAAAATCGCGGAGCTCCAGTCAGTCAAAAGCTAAAGGCAGAGGACGTTCCCTCGCTAAGAAGTCTCCGGCCAAGAAAGTGGTCAAGAGATTGGGAAAGAAGGAAACCACGACGCCGCCTAAAGCCACGCCCGTCAAGAGAGGCGCTCCTGCAAGAAAGCCCAAAACGCCAGTCGTCAAAAAGCTGAACAAACGAGCGACCAAGCGGCCGGTGTCCAGAGAGTCGTCCCCCGAGGAAGCTGTAGTCACAAAGGAGACGACAAGGGTGTCCAAGCGATCTAGAGCCGAAGAGTCCACCCCTGAGAAGCCCGCGGCTAAAAAGGCAGCGACCAAAGGTGGATCCAGGCGCCCTGAGCCAGAAGAGTCATCCCCCAAGGCGCCCGTAGTGAAAAAAGCGGCGAAGGGTGTCAAGAAGACGACTCGTAAgtcaaagagagggaggaactgA
- the hp1bp3 gene encoding heterochromatin protein 1-binding protein 3 isoform X3, with product MPIRRAAATPTQEKAPSAAAEKEPEASEESPSADEEPAASSAAAAETKEGQSEAAATGDAEPTENGEQKADGEAGEEKGGKGTEKKDEKCKDCGAGQCATHCYVLLLRLKDGYKYEKAKVKKVKRTIPAWASVASSKKLPVTNFAGTQNKVDNILIEAITSCNDKSGVSYQSVMKFIGKKYPDMELDRKKFLIKKAMKKHLEKGTIKQLKGKGLSGTFAIGKQTASSKKAGQKQESLGDALPLIITRLCEPKEASYNLIKKYLEQHFPNFNIENRPDVLKTALLKAVEKGQLEQITGKGARGTFQLKRIGNQVLLKGSTLEDAITAAITAMNEPKTCSTTTLRRYLVDANKDRKENQLVASLRRTLTKCKVLGWMEQITGHGFTGTYRLSFPFYPSPTILYPDKFLPEPEKKNAATPSKRRRTADSSDEEESSSSEEDEDEDDEPPSRRRKSQKRPPPKARRPPPAKKSRSSSQSKAKGRGRSLAKKSPAKKVVKRLGKKETTTPPKATPVKRGAPARKPKTPVVKKLNKRATKRPVSRESSPEEAVVTKETTRVSKRSRAEESTPEKPAAKKAATKGGSRRPEPEESSPKAPVVKKAAKGVKKTTRKSKRGRN from the exons ATGCCGATACGCCGAGCAGCAGCGACTCCGACCCAGGAGAAGGCCCCCTCcgctgcagcagagaaag AGCCCGAAGCCTCGgaggagtcgccctctgctgacGAGGAGCCGGCGGCATCTTCAGCCGCAGCGGCCGAGACTAAGGAGGGTCAGAGCGAGGCGGCGGCGACGGGCGATGCGGAGCCCACAGAGAACGGAGAGCAGAAGGCCGATGGCGAAGCcggggaggagaagggaggaaagggcacagagaagaaaga TGAGAAATGCAAGGACTGCGGGGCTGGACAGTGCGCTACACACTGCTATGTTCTCCTACTAAG GTTAAAGGATGGCTACAAGTACGAGAAAGCCAAAGTCAAGAAGGTCAAACGGACGATTCCTGCGTGGGCTAGTGTCGCCTCCAGCAAAAAACTTCCGGTTACCAACTTTGCAGGAACTCAGAACAAAGTGGATAATATCCTCATTGAAGCGATCACG tcttGTAACGACAAGTCCGGGGTTTCGTATCAGTCCGTCATGAAATTCATCGGGAAAAAATATCCAGACATGGAGCTCGACAGGAAGAAGTTTCTTATCAAGAAGGCAATGAAGAAGCATCTGGAGAAGGGAACAATCAAACAG CTGAAGGGTAAAGGCCTTTCAGGAACCTTCGCTATTGGGAAGCAGACGGCCTCGTCTAAG aAAGCTGGTCAGAAGCAGGAGTCTCTGGGAGATGCTCTTCCTCTCATCATCACTCGGCTCTGTGAGCCCAAAGAAGCCTCCTACAATCTGATCAAGAAATACCTGGAGCAGCACTTCCCCAACTTCAACATTGAGAACAG GCCAGACGTCCTAAAGACGGCTTTATTAAAGGCAGTGGAGAAAGGACAACTGGAGCAGATCACTGGGAAAGGAGCCAGAGGAACTTTCCAG TTAAAGCGTATTGGGAACCAGGTCCTGCTGAAGGGCAGCACCTTGGAAGATGCCATCACAGCCGCCATCACAGCCATGAACGAACCTAAAACCTGCAGCACCACCACTCTACGCAGATACCTAGTAGACGCCAACAAGGACAGGAAAGAGAACCAACTCG TGGCCAGTCTGAGGAGGACCCTGACAAAGTGTAAAGTTCTGGGCTGGATGGAGCAGATCACTGGTCACGGCTTCACAGGAACCTACCGGCTCTCGTTCCCTTTCTACCCAAG TCCCACCATCCTGTATCCAGACAAGTTCCTCCCAGAGCCTGAGAAGAAAAACGCTGCAACTCCATCAAAGCGGAGGCGCACGGCTGATTCTTCTGACGAGGAGGAGTCGTCGTCGTCagaagaagatgaggatgaggatgacgaACCCCCCTCCCGTAGAAG GAAATCTCAGAAGAGGCCTCCCCCCAAGGCTCGCCGTCCTCCACCGGCCAAAAAATCGCGGAGCTCCAGTCAGTCAAAAGCTAAAGGCAGAGGACGTTCCCTCGCTAAGAAGTCTCCGGCCAAGAAAGTGGTCAAGAGATTGGGAAAGAAGGAAACCACGACGCCGCCTAAAGCCACGCCCGTCAAGAGAGGCGCTCCTGCAAGAAAGCCCAAAACGCCAGTCGTCAAAAAGCTGAACAAACGAGCGACCAAGCGGCCGGTGTCCAGAGAGTCGTCCCCCGAGGAAGCTGTAGTCACAAAGGAGACGACAAGGGTGTCCAAGCGATCTAGAGCCGAAGAGTCCACCCCTGAGAAGCCCGCGGCTAAAAAGGCAGCGACCAAAGGTGGATCCAGGCGCCCTGAGCCAGAAGAGTCATCCCCCAAGGCGCCCGTAGTGAAAAAAGCGGCGAAGGGTGTCAAGAAGACGACTCGTAAgtcaaagagagggaggaactgA
- the hp1bp3 gene encoding heterochromatin protein 1-binding protein 3 isoform X4: MPIRRAAATPTQEKAPSAAAEKEPEASEESPSADEEPAASSAAAAETKEGQSEAAATGDAEPTENGEQKADGEAGEEKGGKGTEKKELKDGYKYEKAKVKKVKRTIPAWASVASSKKLPVTNFAGTQNKVDNILIEAITSCNDKSGVSYQSVMKFIGKKYPDMELDRKKFLIKKAMKKHLEKGTIKQLKGKGLSGTFAIGKQTASSKKAGQKQESLGDALPLIITRLCEPKEASYNLIKKYLEQHFPNFNIENRPDVLKTALLKAVEKGQLEQITGKGARGTFQLKRIGNQVLLKGSTLEDAITAAITAMNEPKTCSTTTLRRYLVDANKDRKENQLVASLRRTLTKCKVLGWMEQITGHGFTGTYRLSFPFYPSPTILYPDKFLPEPEKKNAATPSKRRRTADSSDEEESSSSEEDEDEDDEPPSRRRKSQKRPPPKARRPPPAKKSRSSSQSKAKGRGRSLAKKSPAKKVVKRLGKKETTTPPKATPVKRGAPARKPKTPVVKKLNKRATKRPVSRESSPEEAVVTKETTRVSKRSRAEESTPEKPAAKKAATKGGSRRPEPEESSPKAPVVKKAAKGVKKTTRKSKRGRN, from the exons ATGCCGATACGCCGAGCAGCAGCGACTCCGACCCAGGAGAAGGCCCCCTCcgctgcagcagagaaag AGCCCGAAGCCTCGgaggagtcgccctctgctgacGAGGAGCCGGCGGCATCTTCAGCCGCAGCGGCCGAGACTAAGGAGGGTCAGAGCGAGGCGGCGGCGACGGGCGATGCGGAGCCCACAGAGAACGGAGAGCAGAAGGCCGATGGCGAAGCcggggaggagaagggaggaaagggcacagagaagaaaga GTTAAAGGATGGCTACAAGTACGAGAAAGCCAAAGTCAAGAAGGTCAAACGGACGATTCCTGCGTGGGCTAGTGTCGCCTCCAGCAAAAAACTTCCGGTTACCAACTTTGCAGGAACTCAGAACAAAGTGGATAATATCCTCATTGAAGCGATCACG tcttGTAACGACAAGTCCGGGGTTTCGTATCAGTCCGTCATGAAATTCATCGGGAAAAAATATCCAGACATGGAGCTCGACAGGAAGAAGTTTCTTATCAAGAAGGCAATGAAGAAGCATCTGGAGAAGGGAACAATCAAACAG CTGAAGGGTAAAGGCCTTTCAGGAACCTTCGCTATTGGGAAGCAGACGGCCTCGTCTAAG aAAGCTGGTCAGAAGCAGGAGTCTCTGGGAGATGCTCTTCCTCTCATCATCACTCGGCTCTGTGAGCCCAAAGAAGCCTCCTACAATCTGATCAAGAAATACCTGGAGCAGCACTTCCCCAACTTCAACATTGAGAACAG GCCAGACGTCCTAAAGACGGCTTTATTAAAGGCAGTGGAGAAAGGACAACTGGAGCAGATCACTGGGAAAGGAGCCAGAGGAACTTTCCAG TTAAAGCGTATTGGGAACCAGGTCCTGCTGAAGGGCAGCACCTTGGAAGATGCCATCACAGCCGCCATCACAGCCATGAACGAACCTAAAACCTGCAGCACCACCACTCTACGCAGATACCTAGTAGACGCCAACAAGGACAGGAAAGAGAACCAACTCG TGGCCAGTCTGAGGAGGACCCTGACAAAGTGTAAAGTTCTGGGCTGGATGGAGCAGATCACTGGTCACGGCTTCACAGGAACCTACCGGCTCTCGTTCCCTTTCTACCCAAG TCCCACCATCCTGTATCCAGACAAGTTCCTCCCAGAGCCTGAGAAGAAAAACGCTGCAACTCCATCAAAGCGGAGGCGCACGGCTGATTCTTCTGACGAGGAGGAGTCGTCGTCGTCagaagaagatgaggatgaggatgacgaACCCCCCTCCCGTAGAAG GAAATCTCAGAAGAGGCCTCCCCCCAAGGCTCGCCGTCCTCCACCGGCCAAAAAATCGCGGAGCTCCAGTCAGTCAAAAGCTAAAGGCAGAGGACGTTCCCTCGCTAAGAAGTCTCCGGCCAAGAAAGTGGTCAAGAGATTGGGAAAGAAGGAAACCACGACGCCGCCTAAAGCCACGCCCGTCAAGAGAGGCGCTCCTGCAAGAAAGCCCAAAACGCCAGTCGTCAAAAAGCTGAACAAACGAGCGACCAAGCGGCCGGTGTCCAGAGAGTCGTCCCCCGAGGAAGCTGTAGTCACAAAGGAGACGACAAGGGTGTCCAAGCGATCTAGAGCCGAAGAGTCCACCCCTGAGAAGCCCGCGGCTAAAAAGGCAGCGACCAAAGGTGGATCCAGGCGCCCTGAGCCAGAAGAGTCATCCCCCAAGGCGCCCGTAGTGAAAAAAGCGGCGAAGGGTGTCAAGAAGACGACTCGTAAgtcaaagagagggaggaactgA
- the hp1bp3 gene encoding heterochromatin protein 1-binding protein 3 isoform X1, which yields MQIHPVCVMPIRRAAATPTQEKAPSAAAEKEPEASEESPSADEEPAASSAAAAETKEGQSEAAATGDAEPTENGEQKADGEAGEEKGGKGTEKKDEKCKDCGAGQCATHCYVLLLRLKDGYKYEKAKVKKVKRTIPAWASVASSKKLPVTNFAGTQNKVDNILIEAITSCNDKSGVSYQSVMKFIGKKYPDMELDRKKFLIKKAMKKHLEKGTIKQLKGKGLSGTFAIGKQTASSKKAGQKQESLGDALPLIITRLCEPKEASYNLIKKYLEQHFPNFNIENRPDVLKTALLKAVEKGQLEQITGKGARGTFQLKRIGNQVLLKGSTLEDAITAAITAMNEPKTCSTTTLRRYLVDANKDRKENQLVASLRRTLTKCKVLGWMEQITGHGFTGTYRLSFPFYPSPTILYPDKFLPEPEKKNAATPSKRRRTADSSDEEESSSSEEDEDEDDEPPSRRRKSQKRPPPKARRPPPAKKSRSSSQSKAKGRGRSLAKKSPAKKVVKRLGKKETTTPPKATPVKRGAPARKPKTPVVKKLNKRATKRPVSRESSPEEAVVTKETTRVSKRSRAEESTPEKPAAKKAATKGGSRRPEPEESSPKAPVVKKAAKGVKKTTRKSKRGRN from the exons ATGCAGATTCATCCCGTGTGTGTGATGCCGATACGCCGAGCAGCAGCGACTCCGACCCAGGAGAAGGCCCCCTCcgctgcagcagagaaag AGCCCGAAGCCTCGgaggagtcgccctctgctgacGAGGAGCCGGCGGCATCTTCAGCCGCAGCGGCCGAGACTAAGGAGGGTCAGAGCGAGGCGGCGGCGACGGGCGATGCGGAGCCCACAGAGAACGGAGAGCAGAAGGCCGATGGCGAAGCcggggaggagaagggaggaaagggcacagagaagaaaga TGAGAAATGCAAGGACTGCGGGGCTGGACAGTGCGCTACACACTGCTATGTTCTCCTACTAAG GTTAAAGGATGGCTACAAGTACGAGAAAGCCAAAGTCAAGAAGGTCAAACGGACGATTCCTGCGTGGGCTAGTGTCGCCTCCAGCAAAAAACTTCCGGTTACCAACTTTGCAGGAACTCAGAACAAAGTGGATAATATCCTCATTGAAGCGATCACG tcttGTAACGACAAGTCCGGGGTTTCGTATCAGTCCGTCATGAAATTCATCGGGAAAAAATATCCAGACATGGAGCTCGACAGGAAGAAGTTTCTTATCAAGAAGGCAATGAAGAAGCATCTGGAGAAGGGAACAATCAAACAG CTGAAGGGTAAAGGCCTTTCAGGAACCTTCGCTATTGGGAAGCAGACGGCCTCGTCTAAG aAAGCTGGTCAGAAGCAGGAGTCTCTGGGAGATGCTCTTCCTCTCATCATCACTCGGCTCTGTGAGCCCAAAGAAGCCTCCTACAATCTGATCAAGAAATACCTGGAGCAGCACTTCCCCAACTTCAACATTGAGAACAG GCCAGACGTCCTAAAGACGGCTTTATTAAAGGCAGTGGAGAAAGGACAACTGGAGCAGATCACTGGGAAAGGAGCCAGAGGAACTTTCCAG TTAAAGCGTATTGGGAACCAGGTCCTGCTGAAGGGCAGCACCTTGGAAGATGCCATCACAGCCGCCATCACAGCCATGAACGAACCTAAAACCTGCAGCACCACCACTCTACGCAGATACCTAGTAGACGCCAACAAGGACAGGAAAGAGAACCAACTCG TGGCCAGTCTGAGGAGGACCCTGACAAAGTGTAAAGTTCTGGGCTGGATGGAGCAGATCACTGGTCACGGCTTCACAGGAACCTACCGGCTCTCGTTCCCTTTCTACCCAAG TCCCACCATCCTGTATCCAGACAAGTTCCTCCCAGAGCCTGAGAAGAAAAACGCTGCAACTCCATCAAAGCGGAGGCGCACGGCTGATTCTTCTGACGAGGAGGAGTCGTCGTCGTCagaagaagatgaggatgaggatgacgaACCCCCCTCCCGTAGAAG GAAATCTCAGAAGAGGCCTCCCCCCAAGGCTCGCCGTCCTCCACCGGCCAAAAAATCGCGGAGCTCCAGTCAGTCAAAAGCTAAAGGCAGAGGACGTTCCCTCGCTAAGAAGTCTCCGGCCAAGAAAGTGGTCAAGAGATTGGGAAAGAAGGAAACCACGACGCCGCCTAAAGCCACGCCCGTCAAGAGAGGCGCTCCTGCAAGAAAGCCCAAAACGCCAGTCGTCAAAAAGCTGAACAAACGAGCGACCAAGCGGCCGGTGTCCAGAGAGTCGTCCCCCGAGGAAGCTGTAGTCACAAAGGAGACGACAAGGGTGTCCAAGCGATCTAGAGCCGAAGAGTCCACCCCTGAGAAGCCCGCGGCTAAAAAGGCAGCGACCAAAGGTGGATCCAGGCGCCCTGAGCCAGAAGAGTCATCCCCCAAGGCGCCCGTAGTGAAAAAAGCGGCGAAGGGTGTCAAGAAGACGACTCGTAAgtcaaagagagggaggaactgA